Part of the Caldalkalibacillus thermarum genome, AATGTTTTATGGATCAGATTTTGTTGTTTTTGATTGGGATACAGGCGAAAACGATACGCTTTCTGCATAGATTTTCCCTCCTGGTTTTAATATACCATTTCTGTTTCAGAAGGAAAACATATGTTTGCTCCGATTCATCCCCCACTTACACTTCGTTTAGAAGTGGGGGTCTTCTCGGAAATTTATGATAAACCTGAAAACATCCTGATTTACAAAACATAATAACATAGGATAATAATGGATCTTTTGAAAAAAAATTACTCTCATCTTAACGGTTGACTAACCGCAAAAGACATGTTATATTATTATCTGTCGTCGCCGGTGGACAGCATTAAAAAACACCGGTATATAGCAAGGAGAGGTGTCCGAGCTGGCCGAAGGAGCACGATTGGAAATCGTGTAGACGGGGATAACCCGTCTCGAGGGTTCGAATCCCTCCCTCTCCGCCATAACGTGGCCCGTTGGTGAAGTGGCTTAACACACCGGCCTTTCACGCCGGCATTCAGGGGTTCGAATCCCCTACGGGTCACCAATGTGGAGGGTTAGCTCAGCTGGGAGAGCACTTGCCTTACAAGCAAGGGGTCGGCGGTTCGATCCCGTCACCCTCCACCATCTTTTTTGCTTGGTGTTTAGCCAATGGCGCGGGGTGGAGCAGTCTGGTAGCTCGTCGGGCTCATAACCCGAAGGTCGCAGGTTCAAATCCTGCCCCCGCAACCAATATTATTGCCATTTCTCGCTGTGGAGCTGTGGTGTAGAGGCCTAACATGCCTGCCTGTCACGCAGGAGATCGCGGGTTCGAATCCCGTCAGCTCCGCCATTTATTTTCATTGGCTCTAAAGATTATGAATCACAAAAAAGCAATTGACAGCATCTGAAATCCTGTGTTATATTAACTACTGTCTCTGGCTCGGTAGCTCAGTCGGTAGAGCAGAGGACTGAAAATCCTCGTGTCGGCGGTTCGATTCCGTCCCGAGCCACCACTTAAGATTTTGATAAACAGTCAAGCATGCGTGCCGGTGTAGCTCAATTGGTAGAGCAACTGACTTGTAATCAGTGGGTTGGGGGTTCGATTCCTCTCGCCGGCACCATATTCACACGTGGAGGGGTAGCGAAGTGGTCAAACGCGGCAGACTGTAAATCTGCTCCCTCTGGGTTCGGCGGTTCGAATCCGTCCCCCTCCACCATCTTAAAGAGATCATATTGCAGGGGCATAGTTCAATGGTAGAACGGCGGTCTCCAAAACCGCAAATGTGGGTTCGATTCCTACTGCCCCTGCCATTTAAAATAACGTGGCGGCTGTGGCGAAGTGGTTAACGCACCGGATTGTGGCTCCGGCATTCGTGGGTTCGAATCCCATCAGTCGCCCCATACTTCACTGTTGGGCTGTAGCCAAGTGGTAAGGCAACGGGTTTTGGCCCCGTGATGCGCTGGTTCGAATCCAGCCAGCCCAGCCATCTATACGAGCGGAAATAGCTCAGGGGTAGAGCACCACCTTGCCAAGGTGGGGGTCGCGGGTTCGAATCCCGTTTTCCGCTCCATTTTTACATTTATTTAAAGTGGCGGCATAGCCAAGTGGTAAGGCAGAGGTCTGCAAAACCTTTATCCCCGGTTCGAATCCGGGTGCCGCCTCCACTCCAAAAACCATAAATACGCGACGGCAATTACGCAACCCCTTCTGTTTCAACTTTGCATTATAAGATAATGCAAGTTGGAAAACGGAAAGGTTTTTTATTTTGTCCATAAGAAGGAGCGTTATTTGCACTATAGTAGATCATTCAATGTTTTTGGCCTCAGAGAAGTTATGCTGCATAAAATAACCGGGGTATATACATACTTGTTAAAAATGGATTAAAAATGGACAAAATAAGGAAAACTAAGGTAAGAAGTTAATTTATTTTAGATGATTCTTGACGATACCCTGCCCAAAATTTGGTGCGGTTATACATGAAAAACAGGTTGACCCTGAATTATTCATACTTCCAATGAAGATTTAATTTGATACCAAATCCAATGATTTTTTGTTATCTAAACAAGTAAGAGCTGTTAATTTCGATAAATATGATAAATGATAAAGGTGAATGGTAGTAAAATCCTGATTTTGGGCATACTACCCCCTTGGTCTTTCATCCTTTTAAAAAACAGCTATTCAATTGAATTATTCTAGCTTAAGACGTTGAATTCGCTGAAGTACTTCCCAAAAGAATTTTTGGTACACAAAACTAGAGGACAATTTAAAGTAGATGGATCGTCCTGATTTTACTAATTTACTCGCAACTTTAATAATTCTTGTACGAATGGTCTCGATTTGCATACTTTTCCGTCCTTTTGGAAAGCAAAGGGTACGTAGCCAATTCGTTAGGTTGTACGCTAATAGACTTAACATCATTTTGACTTCATTTACCTGGAAAGAATGGCTGTTCATTTTATCCAGATAAAAACCGTTTTTAGCTTCCTTGATATAGTTCTCCATCGTCCCTCTTTTTTGATAAGAACGAACGATAGTTTCTGGAGTGAATGCATCTTTTAAATTCGTTACAAAAAAGGAATGGGTAAAAAACAGTTCACCCGCAGGACGAACAGATTGTACGATGACTTTTCTTGACTTCGACCATGATTTTGCCTGGTATTCGATTTCCTCATAATAGCATTCAGACATGGAAACATCTGATATCTCCGTTGCTGGATGTAATTCATCTGCCATTCGCTGTAAAATAGCGTTTGATTTTAGACGAATCACGTAATAGACAGACTCATCTTCACATAAGTCATACAAAGCCGGGACAGCAAATCCACTATCTCCACGTAAAAACGGTGTGGTTTCTGGAAATTTTTCATTGTAGTGTTCAATAAGTGGTTTTACAAAATCAACGACACCATTGGAAGTATAAACATTTCCTGGTCGTAGCTTCGCTTTAAGGAAATCGCCAGTGATACCATCAAAAGCAACTAACGGATGAAAACCGACCGTTCCATAATGAGTATTGTACGATGCCGATTCTTGTTCACCATATGTGTCAGCATGTGTTGAATCCAAGTCAAAGATGATTGCTTTGGATCCCCTGAATGTATGTACTTTATCTAAAAGCTCTTGGTTCGCTTGATTTAATTGTTCCATGGATTCGTTATCAAATCTTGTGTAAAACCGAGATAAACTTGGTTGAGAAGCTAAGGCGTCGGTCCCGATAATTTGTGTGAAGACAGGATCATTCGTCAATTGATCAGCACTGTCATCTTCAGCATAACCAGCAATGATTTGATAAATCTTTTGACGGAGTAAATTTTCATTCGAATGAACATGGTATTTTCTATCGTCTTTCAAATGTAGATGTCGAGCCAAGGTTTTAGAGAATCCGATTTTCTCGTCGAATTCCCTAAAGATAAATTCACCTGTATCAGAAGAAAGAGAACCCCCATCATTTGACAATTTAATTTGACGATTGAAATCTAACGTTAATTGCGGTAAAGTAGCCATTATAAGAATCCTTTCTGTGGTTATTTTGTCGTGATTTAACTTTAACAGAAATGGATTCTTTTTTCATTTATTTGATGCATGATCAATTCGGTTGAAATGCTTGATAGATAGGCATTAGAAAGTAATCAAAAGTTTTCTATGAATAATTCAGGGTTGACTTATGTTTGCGTCCGTGATATATTATTCATTGTCGACGGACACCCACGACTTTTGTGGTAATGCATCTTGAATAATTGCGTAATACCAACAAAAATGTGCCGGTGTGGCGGAATTGGCAGACGCGCACGACTCAAAATCGTGTTCCCTTTCGGGAGTGTGAGTTCGACTCTCA contains:
- a CDS encoding IS1380 family transposase, producing MATLPQLTLDFNRQIKLSNDGGSLSSDTGEFIFREFDEKIGFSKTLARHLHLKDDRKYHVHSNENLLRQKIYQIIAGYAEDDSADQLTNDPVFTQIIGTDALASQPSLSRFYTRFDNESMEQLNQANQELLDKVHTFRGSKAIIFDLDSTHADTYGEQESASYNTHYGTVGFHPLVAFDGITGDFLKAKLRPGNVYTSNGVVDFVKPLIEHYNEKFPETTPFLRGDSGFAVPALYDLCEDESVYYVIRLKSNAILQRMADELHPATEISDVSMSECYYEEIEYQAKSWSKSRKVIVQSVRPAGELFFTHSFFVTNLKDAFTPETIVRSYQKRGTMENYIKEAKNGFYLDKMNSHSFQVNEVKMMLSLLAYNLTNWLRTLCFPKGRKSMQIETIRTRIIKVASKLVKSGRSIYFKLSSSFVYQKFFWEVLQRIQRLKLE
- a CDS encoding helix-turn-helix domain-containing protein, giving the protein MQKAYRFRLYPNQKQQNLIHKT